One part of the Balneolaceae bacterium genome encodes these proteins:
- a CDS encoding VCBS repeat-containing protein — translation MPISTPFSTTTADVDGDGNDDIIFNHRQAANEIAIAFSNGDGTFTAPQASTHPASPEGGWATADFVTADLDNDGSYELIWSRVGNANDDNITNITYVARANGRSLEFLDGVTHPDTPTAGGGWDEYRTIVGDMDGDGDDDLVWNLLGGRNRTFVGFSNGDGTFMLPTTSQNQGSTWFPYQAFVGDVTNDNKADMIWSALGTERNKWYVGESLLQPNTDPGDDKYFTLRFDRRSPSNWSGYTTLTGDIDGKNGTDLLFVHLDRNPIPAHRVLSDGNGSFTVEPFVKLQTPGGILGNTSGRCLRRGAE, via the coding sequence ATCCCGATCTCGACGCCCTTTTCCACGACAACCGCCGATGTAGACGGCGACGGCAATGACGATATCATTTTCAATCACCGACAGGCGGCAAATGAGATCGCTATCGCCTTTTCCAATGGCGACGGCACGTTTACGGCTCCACAGGCGAGCACGCACCCCGCCTCGCCGGAAGGAGGATGGGCGACCGCCGACTTTGTGACGGCCGATCTGGACAATGACGGCAGCTACGAGCTGATCTGGAGTCGGGTCGGGAATGCGAATGACGATAACATTACAAACATCACATACGTCGCACGCGCTAATGGCCGCTCGCTTGAGTTTCTCGACGGCGTGACCCATCCGGACACGCCGACGGCAGGCGGCGGCTGGGACGAATACCGCACCATCGTCGGCGACATGGACGGGGACGGGGATGACGACCTCGTCTGGAACCTCCTCGGTGGCCGAAACCGCACCTTCGTCGGCTTCTCCAATGGCGACGGCACGTTTATGCTACCTACGACGAGCCAGAATCAGGGCAGCACGTGGTTTCCCTACCAGGCTTTCGTAGGCGACGTGACGAACGACAACAAAGCCGACATGATCTGGTCGGCCTTGGGAACCGAACGCAACAAATGGTACGTGGGCGAATCGCTCCTGCAGCCCAACACGGATCCGGGGGACGATAAGTACTTCACACTTCGGTTTGACAGGCGCTCCCCGAGCAACTGGTCGGGCTACACGACGCTCACCGGCGATATCGACGGGAAGAACGGCACGGATCTTCTGTTCGTCCACCTGGACCGGAATCCGATTCCCGCGCATCGTGTGCTGTCGGACGGCAACGGGTCGTTCACTGTCGAACCGTTTGTGAAGCTGCAAACGCCTGGTGGAATCCTCGGAAATACGTCTGGCCGATGTCTCCGGCGAGGGGCGGAGTGA
- a CDS encoding tetratricopeptide repeat protein, whose amino-acid sequence MYLILAEEIEAWLNNRPVPTYSERPAYRFSKWMKRNRASSFMGFLPSSPSRSWFCSTRMNWKETEHAGEKPQTSEQVAGFLQGLFEVADPAVSQGDTLTAFAMLEQGTRQVGEDLQGSPEVLARMYDVLGRCLRQFMGHRKSRELYKKSLEIKRTLYNENHIEIGKSHHNIGSIYMQDGRLEEADSLMTLALQIRRQNLDPGSPEIGSTLQHLGFIKLRLGKTDQAEKFYKEALSIYERSTDDEAALETASLINSLGKIYERRGDYDTAAKNYRTALEYIQNSLEPDHVRSINYLSNLGYALHLQGNSNEGEEYLVESIEVAKRVRGEDHPQTAVAMSYYSNLLFDQSKYEESEELTKQVLQIYLDTYGEDHPAIPVFYNNIGNTRSNVGDYETALDFHQKALDRRIEIYGDRHPEVAQSYANMATTFSDMERYQEALEYYNRALDIELDVYGELHPETAYSYEAIGNVYKYMKQMDKAEQSYLKGYKILTEVLGEDHFETENARERFNEFCMRTTGRMASSEAFDND is encoded by the coding sequence GGTCCCCACCTACTCGGAAAGACCGGCATATCGTTTCAGTAAATGGATGAAGAGAAATCGTGCTTCCTCTTTTATGGGATTTTTGCCGTCATCTCCCTCGCGATCGTGGTTTTGCTCTACGCGAATGAACTGGAAAGAGACAGAACATGCTGGCGAGAAGCCGCAAACTTCGGAACAGGTTGCCGGATTTTTGCAGGGATTATTCGAGGTTGCAGATCCAGCCGTTTCCCAGGGCGATACACTCACAGCATTTGCGATGCTGGAACAAGGCACCAGGCAGGTCGGGGAAGATCTGCAAGGATCACCCGAAGTCCTTGCACGTATGTATGATGTTCTCGGGAGATGCTTACGTCAGTTTATGGGACACAGAAAAAGCAGAGAATTGTACAAAAAATCGCTGGAAATTAAACGTACACTCTATAATGAGAATCATATCGAAATTGGGAAAAGCCACCATAATATCGGAAGTATTTATATGCAGGATGGCAGGCTTGAAGAAGCAGACTCTCTGATGACCCTTGCTCTGCAAATTCGTCGGCAGAATCTTGATCCGGGAAGTCCCGAGATCGGTTCAACCCTGCAGCATCTGGGCTTTATAAAGTTGAGGCTGGGAAAAACAGACCAGGCAGAAAAGTTCTATAAGGAAGCTCTATCGATATACGAACGCAGTACGGATGATGAAGCAGCTTTAGAAACTGCGTCACTCATCAATAGCCTTGGAAAGATTTATGAACGAAGGGGTGACTATGACACAGCAGCTAAAAATTACAGAACCGCTCTCGAGTATATTCAAAACAGCCTGGAACCCGATCATGTACGGTCAATCAACTACCTGAGTAATCTTGGATATGCCCTGCACCTCCAGGGAAATTCGAATGAGGGAGAAGAGTACCTGGTGGAGAGCATTGAGGTAGCAAAAAGGGTCCGTGGGGAAGATCATCCGCAAACTGCAGTGGCCATGAGTTATTACTCCAATTTACTCTTCGATCAAAGTAAGTATGAGGAGTCGGAAGAACTTACCAAACAGGTTCTCCAAATCTATCTTGATACGTATGGAGAGGACCATCCGGCCATTCCGGTCTTTTATAATAATATTGGTAATACACGAAGTAACGTCGGGGATTATGAAACGGCTCTCGACTTCCACCAAAAAGCACTGGACCGCCGGATTGAAATCTATGGGGACAGGCACCCTGAAGTCGCCCAATCTTACGCTAATATGGCGACCACCTTCAGTGACATGGAGCGATACCAAGAGGCACTGGAATACTACAACAGAGCGCTGGATATTGAACTGGACGTGTACGGAGAACTCCATCCCGAAACAGCCTACAGCTACGAAGCGATAGGCAATGTTTATAAATATATGAAGCAAATGGACAAAGCCGAACAGAGCTATCTAAAAGGATACAAGATTCTAACAGAAGTATTGGGTGAGGACCACTTTGAGACAGAAAACGCCCGCGAGCGGTTTAATGAGTTTTGTATGAGGACGACGGGCAGGATGGCAAGTTCAGAGGCTTTCGATAACGATTAA